A part of Aegilops tauschii subsp. strangulata cultivar AL8/78 chromosome 2, Aet v6.0, whole genome shotgun sequence genomic DNA contains:
- the LOC109749968 gene encoding snakin-2, producing the protein MALGKLAVAALVAALLLLSTIKAADSPAPAAAPLGPPPHNIVDPSKDCGWACNLRCSANSRPKLCSRACLKCCSVCRCVPAGTAGNKETCGKCYTDWTTHGNKTKCP; encoded by the exons ATGGCGCTCGGCAAGCTTGCCGTGGCCGCGCTGGTGGCGGCCCTCCTCCTGCTCAGCACCATCAAG GCTGCCGACTCTCCTGCTCCGGCTGCCGCTCCGCTCGGGCCTCCTCCCCACAACATCGTAGACCCCTCTAAAG ACTGCGGGTGGGCGTGCAACCTGCGGTGCAGCGCCAACTCGCGGCCGAAGCTGTGCAGCCGGGCGTGCCTCAAGTGCTGCAGCGTGTGCCGCTGCGTGCCGGCGGGCACGGCCGGCAACAAGGAGACCTGCGGCAAGTGCTACACCGACTGGACCACGCACGGCAACAAGACCAAGTGCCCCTGA